From a region of the Halorubrum sp. BV1 genome:
- the deoC gene encoding deoxyribose-phosphate aldolase encodes MDRDEFAASIDHTVLGPETTWGDVETILDEAADRGMNACVPPCYVAEAADYVNTLEEEMSGALATVVGFPHGQHAPNAKRDEAVAAWNDGADEIDVVINVGRLKAGADDAVAAEISDVVAAVPIPVKVILETALLTDAEKRRACEAAVDADADMVKTSTGFSDGGATAADVELMSEYLPVKASGGVGSYEEAAAMLDAGAVRIGASSGVAIVDGYRG; translated from the coding sequence ATGGACCGCGACGAGTTTGCCGCCAGCATCGACCACACCGTGCTCGGCCCGGAGACCACGTGGGGCGACGTCGAGACCATCCTCGACGAGGCCGCAGACCGCGGGATGAACGCCTGCGTCCCGCCCTGTTACGTCGCCGAGGCGGCGGACTACGTGAACACGCTCGAAGAGGAGATGTCCGGCGCGCTCGCGACGGTGGTCGGGTTCCCGCACGGTCAGCACGCGCCGAACGCGAAGCGAGACGAGGCGGTCGCGGCGTGGAACGACGGCGCGGACGAGATCGACGTGGTGATCAACGTCGGCCGGCTCAAGGCGGGCGCGGACGACGCCGTCGCCGCAGAGATATCCGACGTCGTCGCCGCGGTGCCGATTCCGGTGAAGGTGATACTCGAAACGGCGCTTTTGACCGACGCCGAGAAGCGCCGCGCCTGCGAGGCCGCCGTCGACGCCGACGCCGACATGGTGAAGACGTCGACGGGGTTCTCCGACGGCGGGGCGACGGCCGCAGACGTGGAGCTGATGAGCGAGTACCTCCCGGTGAAAGCCTCCGGTGGTGTCGGCTCCTACGAGGAGGCCGCTGCCATGCTCGACGCCGGTGCGGTCCGGATCGGGGCGTCCTCCGGCGTCGCCATCGTCGACGGATATCGCGGGTGA
- a CDS encoding HEAT repeat domain-containing protein has protein sequence MSNGDDDPADASGEADAPGDAEDAADAGESTEAAAPTRPDEPTEESLNEYLDEIETHLDGAETEADFDDVDALLDDAEAGVEEADLPEPDEDDEDADDPRGDLESRIAELREEVKDARGPYGSDVVDEIEAAAETLDNTEWTADGHADAADAVRAFVDAAADAVDVEGGDDADAVLDAADTAEASESEAGSEKPTDAVPVETLVTALDAVANAVADADLDADADADTISALLDAADDLTDGLDAAEEWDDLETHEQLRAQGYYDVLGHYKDYPVEWAALKEHETRGNVDMILLALDSLTSDFMERHCLEALERMGKRGKTEASLEELLGRAEKRDQFAIRILGKMAATEATETLVEFVPEDSNPQLQKAAFKALGEIGAPEAVQPLANQLAADSDTDDLVQPLAARALGLIGDTRAVDPLADVLAADDRDDDLRAAAGWALRQIGTREALEAVADHADEHSFVVSTEGEKAKRSLDAAAATA, from the coding sequence ATGAGCAACGGCGACGACGACCCGGCGGACGCCTCCGGAGAGGCCGACGCCCCGGGCGACGCGGAGGACGCGGCGGACGCCGGCGAGTCGACGGAGGCCGCCGCACCGACGCGTCCCGACGAACCGACCGAGGAGTCCCTGAACGAGTACCTCGACGAGATCGAGACGCATCTCGACGGGGCCGAGACCGAGGCCGACTTCGACGACGTCGACGCGCTCCTCGATGACGCGGAGGCGGGCGTCGAGGAGGCCGACCTCCCCGAACCGGACGAAGACGATGAGGACGCAGACGATCCGCGCGGCGACCTCGAATCGCGGATCGCGGAGCTTCGCGAGGAGGTTAAGGACGCGCGCGGCCCGTACGGTTCGGACGTTGTCGACGAGATCGAGGCGGCGGCCGAGACGCTCGACAACACCGAGTGGACCGCCGACGGCCACGCCGACGCGGCCGACGCGGTTCGGGCGTTCGTCGACGCCGCCGCCGACGCGGTAGATGTGGAGGGAGGCGACGACGCGGACGCGGTTCTCGACGCGGCCGACACAGCAGAGGCATCCGAGTCCGAGGCCGGTTCCGAGAAGCCGACCGACGCCGTTCCGGTCGAGACCCTCGTGACGGCGCTCGACGCGGTCGCGAACGCGGTTGCAGACGCTGATCTCGACGCCGACGCCGACGCAGACACCATCTCGGCGCTGCTCGACGCGGCCGACGACCTCACCGACGGTCTCGACGCCGCAGAAGAGTGGGACGACTTAGAAACCCACGAGCAGCTCCGCGCACAGGGCTACTACGACGTGCTCGGCCACTACAAGGACTACCCGGTCGAGTGGGCCGCGCTGAAGGAACACGAGACGCGCGGCAACGTCGACATGATCCTGCTCGCGCTCGACTCGCTCACCTCCGATTTCATGGAGCGGCATTGCCTCGAAGCGCTCGAACGGATGGGTAAGCGCGGGAAGACGGAGGCGTCCCTCGAAGAGCTGCTCGGCCGCGCCGAGAAACGCGACCAGTTCGCCATCCGCATCCTCGGGAAGATGGCCGCAACGGAGGCGACGGAGACGCTCGTCGAGTTCGTCCCCGAAGACTCGAACCCGCAGCTACAGAAGGCGGCGTTCAAGGCGCTCGGCGAAATCGGCGCTCCCGAGGCCGTTCAACCGCTCGCGAATCAGCTCGCGGCCGACAGCGATACCGACGACCTCGTCCAACCGCTCGCGGCCAGAGCGCTGGGTCTCATCGGCGACACTCGCGCCGTCGATCCCCTCGCAGACGTGCTCGCGGCCGACGACCGCGACGACGACCTCCGCGCCGCCGCCGGCTGGGCGCTCCGACAGATCGGAACCCGAGAGGCGCTCGAAGCGGTCGCCGACCACGCGGACGAACACTCGTTCGTCGTCTCGACGGAAGGCGAGAAGGCCAAGCGCTCGCTCGACGCGGCGGCCGCGACCGCCTAA
- the dpsA gene encoding DNA starvation/stationary phase protection protein DpsA — MSTQKQARQRYGEVHESDALRVPEEKAEQLVDALNSDLAATYVLYHQVKKHHWLVEGAEFLGIHEYLGEVAADLEAGADVLAERAQALGGVPLSGGANYEEHAPVSPEDADAYDIRTSLENDLEIFGDITEQLREHIQLANSLGDYNTEEQLREILEDVEEHGHHIEHYLEDDTLVTEQTLE; from the coding sequence ATGAGCACGCAAAAGCAGGCCCGTCAGCGGTACGGAGAGGTTCACGAGAGCGACGCCCTCCGCGTTCCCGAAGAGAAAGCGGAGCAGCTCGTCGATGCGCTCAACAGCGATCTCGCGGCGACGTACGTCCTTTACCACCAGGTCAAAAAACACCACTGGCTCGTCGAGGGCGCCGAGTTCCTCGGGATCCACGAGTACCTCGGGGAAGTCGCCGCCGACCTCGAAGCGGGTGCGGACGTGCTCGCGGAGCGCGCGCAGGCGCTCGGCGGCGTGCCGCTCTCCGGCGGCGCGAACTACGAGGAACACGCGCCGGTGAGCCCCGAGGACGCCGACGCGTACGACATCCGCACGTCGCTGGAAAACGACCTCGAGATATTCGGCGACATCACAGAACAGCTCCGCGAACACATTCAGCTCGCGAACAGCCTCGGCGATTACAACACCGAAGAACAGCTCCGCGAAATCCTCGAAGACGTCGAGGAACACGGCCACCACATCGAGCACTACCTCGAAGACGACACCCTCGTCACCGAGCAGACGCTCGAATAA
- a CDS encoding Hsp20/alpha crystallin family protein encodes MALPRPASSWTQGLDFPSRLFESGSSDYELYEEDDEFVLTVELPGFDPEEITASWDSGVLNVAGEHEDETRGTRRTYHRRFRFPKTIDEDGIEATYQNGILTVRLPVVVDAAVTGTEIEIES; translated from the coding sequence ATGGCCTTACCGCGACCAGCCAGTTCGTGGACACAGGGGCTCGACTTCCCGAGCCGACTGTTCGAATCCGGTAGCAGCGACTACGAACTGTACGAGGAGGACGACGAGTTCGTCCTCACCGTAGAACTCCCCGGGTTCGACCCCGAGGAGATCACGGCCTCGTGGGACAGCGGCGTCCTCAACGTCGCCGGCGAACACGAGGACGAGACCCGCGGGACGCGCCGGACCTACCACCGTCGATTCCGGTTCCCGAAGACGATCGACGAGGACGGCATCGAGGCGACCTACCAGAACGGCATCCTCACCGTGCGTCTCCCCGTGGTCGTCGACGCAGCGGTGACCGGCACCGAGATCGAAATCGAGAGCTGA
- a CDS encoding phospholipase D-like domain-containing protein, translating into MLALFVCVAVGGAPSVAVAAVGPPAADGTADAGDAATRNASARPTAPAIVELYPNPTTERDRGEYLVVALPSRGNWSLSDGYHEASIPSNASGTVALSADPERSAAFLTDGPAADDRGQVDLHRLDGHFPLSASGDRIELRHNGVPVDVVEYDRVSDGHRWRADWGEWRPRGYDPRAPVRIGDASVTPFVLPDSSDVPVSALRGADDRLLLAGYTLESNRIADALVAAADRGVAVRVLLEGSPVGGFSARSARLVDRLVAAGVEVRILDGDAERFRFHHAKYAVADDRAVVLTENWKASGTGGRTNRGWGVVAEPTANGGSRSGPNLSPSAADDLAALFRADAAAVDARPWREFKADTEFHESGRANDTYPTRFEPPAPARADVTLLTAPGNAADRIVARIDAADDRVLAVVPRTGGQNDRIVRALRRAADRGVDVHLLLSGAWYDREENQELVATLESEPIAVAVSEPRGRYGKIHAKGLVVDDAAIVGSLNWNEAAAAENREVLLAVDDAGVADFYARAYAADWRGGGIHLPIGLLAGLGVAGVGAGVAARREVRFA; encoded by the coding sequence GTGCTCGCGCTGTTCGTCTGCGTCGCTGTCGGCGGTGCTCCGTCGGTCGCTGTGGCCGCCGTCGGTCCGCCGGCCGCAGACGGAACCGCAGACGCCGGCGACGCCGCGACACGCAACGCATCCGCGCGCCCGACAGCACCGGCGATCGTCGAACTGTACCCCAATCCGACGACCGAGCGGGACCGCGGCGAGTACCTCGTCGTCGCCCTCCCGTCGCGGGGGAACTGGTCGCTCTCGGACGGCTATCACGAGGCGTCGATTCCGTCGAACGCGAGCGGGACCGTCGCGCTGTCCGCGGACCCCGAACGGAGCGCCGCGTTCCTGACCGACGGCCCGGCGGCCGACGACCGGGGACAGGTCGATCTCCACCGACTCGACGGTCACTTTCCGCTGTCGGCCTCAGGTGACAGGATCGAACTCCGGCACAACGGCGTTCCCGTCGACGTCGTCGAGTACGACCGCGTCAGCGACGGACACCGTTGGCGAGCGGACTGGGGCGAGTGGCGGCCGCGCGGGTACGACCCCAGAGCCCCGGTCCGGATAGGTGACGCGAGCGTGACTCCGTTCGTCCTCCCGGACAGCTCGGACGTCCCCGTCAGCGCCCTGCGAGGGGCAGACGATCGGCTGCTGCTCGCGGGGTACACCCTCGAATCGAATCGGATCGCAGACGCGCTCGTCGCCGCCGCCGACCGCGGCGTCGCGGTCCGCGTCCTGCTCGAAGGCTCGCCGGTTGGCGGCTTCTCGGCGCGGAGTGCGCGCCTCGTCGACCGACTCGTCGCCGCCGGCGTCGAGGTCCGGATCCTCGACGGCGACGCGGAGCGGTTCCGCTTCCACCACGCCAAGTACGCGGTCGCCGACGACCGCGCGGTCGTGCTCACGGAGAACTGGAAGGCGTCGGGCACGGGCGGGCGAACTAACCGCGGGTGGGGCGTCGTCGCCGAGCCGACAGCGAACGGCGGGTCCCGGTCCGGACCGAACCTGTCGCCTTCCGCGGCCGACGACCTCGCGGCGCTGTTTCGCGCGGACGCCGCCGCCGTCGACGCTCGCCCGTGGAGGGAGTTCAAGGCGGACACCGAGTTCCACGAATCGGGACGAGCGAACGACACGTATCCCACCCGGTTCGAACCGCCCGCGCCCGCCCGGGCCGACGTGACGCTTCTCACCGCCCCGGGCAACGCGGCCGATCGGATCGTCGCCCGGATCGACGCCGCAGACGACCGAGTCCTCGCCGTGGTTCCGCGAACGGGCGGGCAGAACGACCGGATCGTCCGCGCGCTCCGGCGAGCGGCCGACCGCGGCGTCGACGTTCACCTCCTCCTCTCGGGTGCGTGGTACGACCGCGAGGAGAATCAGGAACTGGTCGCGACGCTCGAATCGGAGCCGATCGCGGTCGCCGTCTCGGAGCCGCGGGGGAGGTACGGAAAGATCCACGCGAAGGGCCTCGTCGTCGACGACGCCGCTATCGTCGGCAGCCTCAACTGGAACGAAGCCGCGGCGGCGGAGAATCGCGAGGTACTGCTAGCCGTCGACGACGCCGGAGTCGCCGACTTCTACGCCCGGGCGTACGCCGCCGACTGGCGCGGCGGCGGGATACACCTCCCGATCGGACTCCTCGCGGGACTCGGCGTCGCGGGCGTCGGAGCGGGGGTCGCGGCC
- the gatD gene encoding Glu-tRNA(Gln) amidotransferase subunit GatD, with protein MQPGDRVRVDRGDVTNEGVLLPSTTRDHLVVKLDGGYNVGIDRDTAAVEVLESGARDVDEGADAGGGEASEITFDSDLPTISLISTGGTIASTVDYRTGAVTAQFDAEDVLRAVPDLAGRANYRGRVVANILSENMDPSIWRELATAVREEIESGADGVVVMHGTDTMQYSASALSFVLDSPVPVVFTGSQRSADRPSSDNVMNAVCAVEAAKAAHAETLVCMHATQSDDACALHRGTRVRKNHTSRRDAFETVGAEPLGLIDYAAAAEAGADGDAADAAIEWNRDPLSRGKAVDGDGDTSVDIGFYPDLDADVELVKFTPGMDPAAWDYLDGKDGVVIEGTGLGHVHTDLIDRIAELVEDGTVVAMTSQCLEGRVCDRVYDTGRDLLDAGVVEAGDTLPGTAKVKLMWALANVSDPADAMGRDLAGELTEESQPWR; from the coding sequence ATGCAACCGGGAGATCGCGTCCGCGTCGACCGCGGGGACGTCACGAACGAGGGCGTACTGCTCCCCTCGACGACTCGCGACCACCTCGTCGTCAAGCTCGACGGCGGCTACAACGTCGGCATCGACCGCGATACGGCAGCGGTGGAAGTGCTCGAATCCGGTGCCCGTGACGTCGACGAGGGAGCGGACGCCGGCGGCGGCGAAGCCTCCGAGATCACCTTCGACTCGGATCTCCCCACCATCTCGCTCATCTCGACGGGGGGTACCATCGCGTCTACTGTCGACTACAGGACCGGGGCGGTCACCGCGCAGTTCGACGCCGAGGACGTGCTCCGGGCGGTTCCCGACCTCGCGGGGCGGGCGAACTATCGCGGGCGGGTCGTCGCCAACATCCTCTCCGAGAACATGGACCCGTCGATCTGGCGAGAACTCGCGACGGCCGTCCGCGAGGAGATCGAGTCGGGTGCCGACGGCGTCGTCGTGATGCACGGCACCGACACGATGCAGTACTCCGCGTCCGCGCTCTCCTTCGTGCTCGATTCGCCCGTCCCCGTCGTGTTCACCGGGAGCCAGCGCTCCGCGGACCGGCCCTCCTCCGACAACGTGATGAACGCGGTCTGTGCGGTCGAGGCCGCGAAGGCCGCCCACGCCGAGACGCTGGTGTGTATGCACGCGACGCAGTCCGACGACGCCTGCGCGCTCCACCGCGGCACCCGCGTGCGCAAGAACCACACCTCGCGCCGGGACGCCTTCGAGACCGTTGGTGCCGAGCCGCTCGGCCTGATCGATTACGCGGCGGCCGCCGAGGCGGGCGCTGACGGGGACGCGGCCGACGCCGCGATCGAGTGGAACCGCGACCCGCTCTCTCGCGGCAAGGCGGTCGACGGTGACGGCGACACGTCGGTCGATATCGGCTTTTACCCCGATCTCGACGCCGACGTGGAGCTCGTCAAGTTCACGCCGGGGATGGACCCGGCGGCGTGGGACTACCTCGACGGGAAAGACGGCGTGGTGATCGAGGGAACCGGCCTCGGCCACGTCCACACCGATCTTATCGACCGAATCGCGGAGCTCGTCGAGGACGGCACGGTCGTCGCGATGACGAGCCAGTGTCTCGAAGGCCGCGTGTGCGACCGCGTGTACGACACCGGACGCGACCTGCTCGACGCGGGCGTCGTCGAGGCGGGAGACACCCTCCCGGGCACCGCGAAGGTGAAGCTGATGTGGGCGCTCGCGAACGTCTCCGATCCCGCGGACGCGATGGGACGCGACCTCGCGGGCGAGCTGACGGAGGAGTCACAGCCCTGGCGATAG